A window of Variovorax paradoxus EPS genomic DNA:
CTGGCGCTCCTCACCGTTGAGCACGGTGGTCACGACGAGCGTTGCGGGGTCCAGACCGGTGGCGACCACCGGCCCCATGGGGCAGAAGGTGTCGAAGCCCTTGGCGCGCACCCACTGGGCGAAAGATGCGTCGCGGTTCAGGATGTCGGCCACGGTTACGTCGTTGGCGCAGGTGTAGCCGAACACGTGGTCGAGCGCATCGGCCTCGCTGACGGCGGTGGCGGTCTTGCCGATGACGATGCCCAGCTCGCCCTCGAACACCACCTTGCCCTCGCACAGGGGCTTCTTGATCGCATCGCCGTGCGCCGCAAAAGAGTTGGGGGCCTTCAGCAGATACAGCGGCTCCGCGGGCACCGGCAGGCTGAGCTTCGCGCCCAGCGCATGGAAGTTGTTCCACAGCGCGATCACCTTCGTGGGCTCGCTGGGCGTGAGCAGCTTCAGGCCCGCGAGCACGAACACGCGGCCCGTGGGTTCGGAGCGGCCGTACATGTCGCCCTGGTGCTCGTGCACCGCATCGCCCTCGACGGTGCCGAACGTGGCCTTGCCGGCGTCTTCGAAACGGACCCACTGCTGCTTCTGCTGTTTCATTTGTTGTGTGCTTTCTTGAAATCTGCGAGGCCGTTCAACCAGTGATCGATGGATCGATCGATCAGTCGAACGGGAGGTAGTCAGGGATGACGAGCGATGCCAGCAGCTTCCCCATCTCCGCCGGATTGCTCGTCACATGGATGCCGCATTCCTTCATCACCGCGAGCTTTTCCTGCGCGGTGCCGCGCCCGCCCGAGACGATGGCGCCCGCGTGGCCCATGCGTTTGCCGGGCGGCGCGGTGGCGCCGGCGATGAAGCCGACCACGGGCTTGCGCATGTGGTCCTTGATCCAGCGCGCGCAGATCTCTTCTTCGTTGCCGCCGATCTCGCCGACCATGATCACGGCGTCGGTGCGCGGGTCGTCGTTGAACATCTTGAGCACGTCGATGTGCTTGAGTCCGCCGACCGGGTCGCCGCCGATGCCCACCACCGTCGATTGCCCGATGCCGAAGCGCGCCAACTGGCTCGCCGCTTCATACGTCAGCGTCCCCGAGCGCGACACCACGCCGATGCGCCCGCGCTGGTGGATGTGCCCCGGCATGATCCCGATCTTGATTTCGTCGGGTGTGATGAGCCCCGGGCAGTTCGGCCCGAGCAGCAGCGTCCTGCTGCCCTCCATGCGGTGGCGCGTGCGGATCATGTCGCGCACCGGAATGCCTTCGGTGATGCAGATGACGAGGTCGAGCTCGGCATCGACCGCCTCGTCGATCGCGGCCGCGGCGAACGGCGGCGGCACGTAGATCACCGAGACGGTGGCGCCGGTCTCGGCCTTCGCGTCCTTCACCGTGCCGAAGACCGGAATGCCGTCGAAGGACTTGCCCGCCTTGTTCGGGTTCACGCCCGCGACAAAGCACTTCTGGCCGTTGCCGTAGTCGCGGCACATCGCCGTGTGGAACTGGCCGGTCTTGCCGGTGATGCCCTGCGTGATGACGCGGGTGTGCTTGTTGATGAGGATCGACATCTCAGTGGCTCCTCCGCCGCGCCGCGGCCACGGCCTCTCGGGCCGCATCCGCCATGTCGTCGGCCGTGATGATCGGCAGGCCCGATTGGGCGAGGATCGTGCGGCCCAGGCTCTCGTTGGTGCCCTTCATGCGCACCACGAGCGGCACCGAGAGTTCGACCTCGCGCGCCGCCGCGATCACGCCCCGCGCGATCACGTCGCACTTCATGATCCCGCCGAAGATGTTGACCAGAATCGCGCGCAGGTTCGGGTTGCGCAGCATCAGCTTGAAGGCCTGCGTCACTTTCTCGGCCGTCGCGCCGCCGCCCACGTCGAGAAAGTTGGCGGGCGAGCCGCCGTAGAGCTTGATCACGTCCATCGTCGCCATCGCCAGGCCCGCGCCGTTGACGAGGCAGCCGATGTCGCCATCGAGCGCGATGTACGAGAGATCGAAGCGCGAGGCCTCGAGCTCGGCCGGGTCTTCTTCATCGAAGTCGCGCATCGCCACGATCTCGGGTTGGCGAAAGAGTGCGTTCGAATCGAAGTTGAACTTGGCATCGAGCGCGATCACGCGGCCGTCGCGCGTCACGACCAGCGGGTTGATCTCGGCGAGCGACGCATCGCTCGCATCGAACGCCTGATACAGGTTTTGCATCAGCGTGCGCGCCTGCATCACCGACTTGCCCGAGAGGCCGATGCTGCGCGCCACGATGTCGGCCTCGCTGCCCTTCAGGCCCGTGGCCGGATCGATGAGCACCTTGTGGATCTTGCCGGGCGTGCGCGCTGCCACCTCCTCGATGTCCATGCCGCCTTCGCTCGACGCCATCAGCGCCACGCGGCCCGATTCGCGATCGACCACCAGGGCGAGGTACATCTCCTTGTCGATCTCGATGCCTTCTTCCACCAGGAGACGCTTCACCACGCGGCCTTCGGGGCCGGTCTGGTGGGTCTTGAGCGTCATGCCGAGCATCTGGCTCGCGTGCCGGCGCACTTCGTCGACCGACCACGCGAGCTTCACGCCGCCGCCCTTGCCGCGGCCACCCGCGTGGATCTGCGCCTTCACCACCCAGGCGCGGCCGCCCAGGCGGGTGGCGGCGTCGGCGGCTTCGTCGGCCGAGGCGCAGGCGAATCCGCGGGGCGTAGTGACGCCGTATTTGCGCAATACGTCCTTGCCCTGGTATTCGTGGATATTCATGGCAATTGATGGCTTCAGGCGCCCAATTCCGCGCCGCGGCTTTCGGCCCAATTGAAATAGCGGCGGCGTCCGAGGCCTTCGCTCAATTCGCGCTGCTGGTGCACTTCCTTCTTTTGCTCGATCACCTCGGCCAATGACTTGGCGTCGTAGGCGCGCAGCAGATGCGGCTGGTGCGTGGCGAGGTAATGGCAAATACGCTCGGTGCCGTCCTGGCTCTGGCGCAGCAATTGGCAATAGGTTTCGCGGTCCCAGTGCCAGCGCAGACCCAATTCGTAGAACGCCGCGTTGTAGGCGTTGCGCTCCGTCTCGGAGCTCCAGTATTGAATTGGCAAATCGTCGATCATCATGAAATTTCTCCTAGAAATTGAATGCCGGGCGACAAATGGCTTGTGGGCTGGCATGGTCAAAATGTAGATTCGATGATCGATAAATAATAGTTAAACTATTTTATTGAATGCATTTGCCATGAGTTATATGTGAATTGGCAAAAAGGAACGTGTTTATCCATTGCAAATGGCTTTCGCCATTTGCAAAAAACGCTTTATTTATCGATCGGCCGGCGTGCCGTTAATTCAAATCACGCGCTCGGTGCGCAGCATGGCAATTTCGTCCACGCCATAGCCCAATTGCCGGAGCACGTCCTCGGTGTGCTCGCCCAGCAAGGGCGCCCGTGTCACCTCGGTCCGGCTGTCGGACATCTTGATGGGGTTGCCCACGGTCAGGTACTTGCCGCGCGTCGGGTGGTCCACCTCGACGATGGTCCCGGTCTCGCGCAGCGATTCGTCGGCGGCGATTTCCTTCATCGAAAGAATCGGGCCGCAGGGAATGTCGAACTCGTTGAGGATGTCCATGGCCTCGAACTTGGTCTTGGTCATGGTCCATTGCTCGATGCGCGCGAAGATGGGCTTCAGGTGCAAGAGGCGCGCGGCCGGCGTGGCGTAGGCCTCGTCGGTGATCCAGCTCTCCTCGCCGATCACCTTGCACACCGCGGGCCACACCGCGCCCTGCGTGATGAAGTAGATGTACGCATTCGGGTCGGTCTCCCAGCCCTTGCACTTCAGGATGGAGCCCGGCTGCCCGCCGCCCGACGCATTGCCCGCGCGCGGCACCGCGTCGCCGAACTTGCCGTCGGGGTACTGCGGGTACTCGTGCATGGTGCCGGTGCGCTCCAGGCGCTGCTGGTCGCGCATCTTCACGCGGCAGAGGTTGAGCACGGCGTCCTGCATCGGCGCGAGCACCTGCTGGCCGCGCCCGGTGTTGTTGCGCTGGTAGAGCGCGGCGACGATGCCCAGCGCCAGGTGCAGCCCGGTGCCGCTGTCGCCGATCTGCGCGCCGGTGACGACGGGCGGGCCGTCTTCGAAGCCGGTGGTCGATGCGGCGCCGCCGGCGCATTGCGCGACGTTCTCGTAGACCTTGCAGTGCTCGTACTTGCCCGGGCCGAAGCCCTTGACCGACGCGACGATCATCCGCGGGTTGAGCTTCTGGATGTGCGCCCAGGTGATGCCCATGCGGTCGAGCGCGCCGGGCGCGAAGTTCTCCACCAGCACGTCGCAGGTCTTGATCAGCGTGTCCAGGACCTGCTTGCCCTTGGGGTTCTTGGTGTCCAGCGTGATCGAGCGCTTGTTGTGGTTCAGCATCGTGAAGTAGAGGCTGTCCACACCGGGAATGTCGCGCAGCTGGGCGCGCGTCGCGTCGCCTTCGCCGGCGCGCTCGACCTTGATCACGTCGGCGCCGAACCAGGCCAGAAGCTGGGTGCAGGTGGGGCCCGACTGCACATGCGTGAAGTCGAGGATGCGAACGCCTTCGAGTGCCTTGCTCATCGTGTTGTCTCCTGTCTTATTTGTTCGTCGCGGCTTCGACTTCTACCAGACGGGCGCGCAATTTGCGCTCCTCGGCGAAGCGGGCGGTTTCGTCGCGCACGATGGCGACGATGCCCGAAACCTTTTGATCGGGGGCGAACAGCATGGAGACCGTGAAGGCGATGGAAAGGGTGTGGCCGTCCTTGTGAAGGGCGGGCACGCGCAGCACGTCGGCACCGTATTTGGTGACCGCCGTTTCCATCGTCTTGTTGTAGCCATCCCAATGCCTCTGGCGTTGTCGCATGGGGATGATGATGTCCAGCGACTGCCCGAGCGCTTCGGCTTCGGTAAAGCCGAAGATGCGCTCGGCAGCCTTGTTCCACAGCGTGATCGCACCCTTGGCATCGCAGACCATGATCGCGTCGCCGGCCCCGGCGACAAGTTGCTCGAAATCGATGGTCGATGAGGTCAAGGTGCGCTCCCGCTTCTTTCTCTTTTCGCTACGGCCTCAGACGGCCTTGGCTTCGCGAAGGTTGTCGATCTGGGCCTTGGAGTAGCCCAGCTCGGCCAGCACTTCTTCGGTGTGCTCGCCCAGCAGCGGCGAACCGGTGATCTCGGGCTTGAGGTCCGAGAACTTGATCGGGCTGCCCACGGTGAAGTAGCTGCCGCGCTCCTTGTGCGGCACTTCCACGATCGAGCCGCTGGCGCGCAGCGATTCGTCGTTCAAGAGTTCCTTCATCGTCAGCACCGGCGCGCACGGAATGTCGAACTTGCGCAGGATGTCGACCGCCTCGAACTTGGTCTTCTCGGCCAGCCAGGCTTCGATGGTCGCGAAGATGTCGGTGATGTGCGGCTGGCGCGCCTTGGCGGTCATGTAGTCGGGGTCGGTCTTCCATTCGGGCTTGCCGATGGCGTCGCAGATCGGCGCCCAGGCGTGGCCCTGCACGGTGAAGTAGATGTAGGCGTTCGGGTCGGTCTCCCAGCCCTTGCACTTGAGCACCCAGCCCGGCTGGCCGCCGCCGCCGGCATTGCCGCCGCGCGGCACCACGTCGCTGAACGTGCCGTGCGGGTACTGCGGATATTCCTCGAGGTAGCCGAGGCGATCGAGGCGCTGCTGGTCGCGCATCTTCACGCGGCAGAGGTTGAGCACCGCGTCCTGCATCGAGCAGGCCACGCGCTGGCCCTTGCCGGTCTGCTCGCGGCCGATGATGGCCGTGAGGATGCCGATGGCCAGGTGCATGCCGGTGTTGCTGTCGCCGAGCGCCGCGGCGCTCACGGTGGGCGGGCCGTCCCAGAAGCCGGTGGTCGATGCGGCGCCGCCGGCGCACTGCGCGACGTTCTCATACACCTTCAGGTCTTCGTAGTGATGGCCGTCGCTGAAGCCCTTGACCGAGGCGACGATCATCTTCGGGTTCAGTTCCTGGATGCGTTCCCAGGTGAAGCCCATGCGGTCGAGCGCGCCGGGGCCGAAGTTCTCGACCAGCACATCCGATTCCTTGATGAGCTTCTCGAGCACCAGCTTGCCTTCGGGCTGCTTGGTGTCCAGCGTGAGCGAGCGCTTGTTGCTGTTGAGCATGGTGAAGTAGAGCGCGTCCACATCGGGAATGTCGCGCAGCTGCGAGCGTGTGACGTCGCCGGCGCCGGGGCGCTCGACCTTGATGACGTCGGCGCCGAACCAGGCCAGCATCTGCGTGCAGGCGGGACCGGCTTGCACGTGCGTGAAGTCGATGATCTTGATGCCGTTGAGGGGTTTGTTGTCGCTCATGTGAAATCTCCTGGATGCTGAATACGGGATGGGATTACTTCTTCTTCGCCGTGGCGGGATTCAGGCTCGTGATGCGCCCGCTCTCCGTGCCCGCGGTTTCGTCGATGACGGCGTTGATCAGCGTCGGGCGGCGCGAAGCAACAGCCTCGGTCAGGGCCTTCTGCAGTTCGTCGGCGGTGGTGGCATTGACGCCCACGCCGCCGAAGGCTTCCATCAGCTTGTCGTAGCGCGCGTTCTTCACGAACACGGTGGGCGCCACGTCGGCGGTGCCGCTCGAATTCACGTCGGTGCCGCGGTACACGCCGTTGTTGTTGAAGACGATGATGCAGATCGGCAGGTTGTAGCGGCAGATGGTCTCCACCTCCATGCCGCTGAAGCCGAAGGCGCTGTCGCCCTCGATGGCGATGACCGGCTTGTCGGTGACCACGGCCGCGGCAACGGCAAAGCCCATGCCGATGCCCATGATTCCCCAGGTGCCCACGTCCAGGCGCTTGCGCGGCTCGTACATGTCCACGATGCTCCGCGCGAAGTCCAGCGTGTTGGCGCCTTCGTTCACCACGATGGCGTCCGGCCGTGCCTTCACCTGGTCGCGGATCACGCTGAGCGCGCTGTGGAAGTTCATCGGCGACGGGCGCGCGGCGAGCGTCACGGCCATCTTCGAGAGGTTCTTGTCCTTGCGCTCGGCGATGGCGCCGGTCCACTCGGTCGGCGGC
This region includes:
- a CDS encoding fumarylacetoacetate hydrolase family protein — encoded protein: MKQQKQQWVRFEDAGKATFGTVEGDAVHEHQGDMYGRSEPTGRVFVLAGLKLLTPSEPTKVIALWNNFHALGAKLSLPVPAEPLYLLKAPNSFAAHGDAIKKPLCEGKVVFEGELGIVIGKTATAVSEADALDHVFGYTCANDVTVADILNRDASFAQWVRAKGFDTFCPMGPVVATGLDPATLVVTTVLNGEERQNYPISDMRFSVQRLVSLISQDMTLNPGDVILCGTSVGVGSMKPGSQVEIGIEGIGKLSNRFG
- the sucD gene encoding succinate--CoA ligase subunit alpha codes for the protein MSILINKHTRVITQGITGKTGQFHTAMCRDYGNGQKCFVAGVNPNKAGKSFDGIPVFGTVKDAKAETGATVSVIYVPPPFAAAAIDEAVDAELDLVICITEGIPVRDMIRTRHRMEGSRTLLLGPNCPGLITPDEIKIGIMPGHIHQRGRIGVVSRSGTLTYEAASQLARFGIGQSTVVGIGGDPVGGLKHIDVLKMFNDDPRTDAVIMVGEIGGNEEEICARWIKDHMRKPVVGFIAGATAPPGKRMGHAGAIVSGGRGTAQEKLAVMKECGIHVTSNPAEMGKLLASLVIPDYLPFD
- the sucC gene encoding ADP-forming succinate--CoA ligase subunit beta, with translation MNIHEYQGKDVLRKYGVTTPRGFACASADEAADAATRLGGRAWVVKAQIHAGGRGKGGGVKLAWSVDEVRRHASQMLGMTLKTHQTGPEGRVVKRLLVEEGIEIDKEMYLALVVDRESGRVALMASSEGGMDIEEVAARTPGKIHKVLIDPATGLKGSEADIVARSIGLSGKSVMQARTLMQNLYQAFDASDASLAEINPLVVTRDGRVIALDAKFNFDSNALFRQPEIVAMRDFDEEDPAELEASRFDLSYIALDGDIGCLVNGAGLAMATMDVIKLYGGSPANFLDVGGGATAEKVTQAFKLMLRNPNLRAILVNIFGGIMKCDVIARGVIAAAREVELSVPLVVRMKGTNESLGRTILAQSGLPIITADDMADAAREAVAAARRRSH
- the frc gene encoding formyl-CoA transferase, which produces MSKALEGVRILDFTHVQSGPTCTQLLAWFGADVIKVERAGEGDATRAQLRDIPGVDSLYFTMLNHNKRSITLDTKNPKGKQVLDTLIKTCDVLVENFAPGALDRMGITWAHIQKLNPRMIVASVKGFGPGKYEHCKVYENVAQCAGGAASTTGFEDGPPVVTGAQIGDSGTGLHLALGIVAALYQRNNTGRGQQVLAPMQDAVLNLCRVKMRDQQRLERTGTMHEYPQYPDGKFGDAVPRAGNASGGGQPGSILKCKGWETDPNAYIYFITQGAVWPAVCKVIGEESWITDEAYATPAARLLHLKPIFARIEQWTMTKTKFEAMDILNEFDIPCGPILSMKEIAADESLRETGTIVEVDHPTRGKYLTVGNPIKMSDSRTEVTRAPLLGEHTEDVLRQLGYGVDEIAMLRTERVI
- a CDS encoding PAS domain-containing protein, with the protein product MTSSTIDFEQLVAGAGDAIMVCDAKGAITLWNKAAERIFGFTEAEALGQSLDIIIPMRQRQRHWDGYNKTMETAVTKYGADVLRVPALHKDGHTLSIAFTVSMLFAPDQKVSGIVAIVRDETARFAEERKLRARLVEVEAATNK
- the frc gene encoding formyl-CoA transferase, which translates into the protein MSDNKPLNGIKIIDFTHVQAGPACTQMLAWFGADVIKVERPGAGDVTRSQLRDIPDVDALYFTMLNSNKRSLTLDTKQPEGKLVLEKLIKESDVLVENFGPGALDRMGFTWERIQELNPKMIVASVKGFSDGHHYEDLKVYENVAQCAGGAASTTGFWDGPPTVSAAALGDSNTGMHLAIGILTAIIGREQTGKGQRVACSMQDAVLNLCRVKMRDQQRLDRLGYLEEYPQYPHGTFSDVVPRGGNAGGGGQPGWVLKCKGWETDPNAYIYFTVQGHAWAPICDAIGKPEWKTDPDYMTAKARQPHITDIFATIEAWLAEKTKFEAVDILRKFDIPCAPVLTMKELLNDESLRASGSIVEVPHKERGSYFTVGSPIKFSDLKPEITGSPLLGEHTEEVLAELGYSKAQIDNLREAKAV